Below is a window of Dictyostelium discoideum AX4 chromosome 1 chromosome, whole genome shotgun sequence DNA.
CCAACTATTGATATTAGTCAATATGTATTTATTAAACAAATGAAAGGTTCAGTTAATTGTTCACttgaaaaatatataaacaaaaaaactaaagaaagaattttaattaaaagaattggaaaatcaaatataaatgaaGAAACGGTAaggaaatttaataataaaaaaaaaaaaaagaaactttgttaaaaattataattttatttttaattatttttattttattttattttttaagattataaatgaaattagtaTACTTTGTTCAATTGATCAcccaaatataataaaaacttaTGGATATTATAAAgatgaaaattattattatgttgcAAGTAAATTTTACCCAAAAGGGTCAATTAAAACCAAATCTAAATCAACACCatataatgaaataaatgcAAAAAAAGTCTTTggaaaagttttaaaagcaattgattatttacattCATTAGATCCACCAATTATTCATAGAGATATAAATAgtgataatatattatttgatgaaaatgatgaaccAATTTTAATAGATTTCGGATTATCttataaagaattaaaagatgataataataatgatgatgataattatgataatcataatcataatcataatcataatcataatcataatcatgataatgataatgataatgatacaaatgttaaaattaaaactcaaTGTATGGAACCACGATGGCCTTCCCCTGAAATACATAGAGAGCCACCTCATTTTTCAAAAGAAAGTGACATCTTTAGTTTTGGTTGTACACTTTTTGAAATATTGGGCTATATTATAACAACACCAATCATTATTTTACCATCTATCCCATCTGGAATGTCTTTAGAATGTCAAATTCTATTTAATGAAACTACCAAAATTGATAGTTGCTTTAGACCAACTTCGAAACAGTTATTGAATTTTTCTTGGTTTAAAGAAACAGCATTATTAACATCATCAGAACCACAACCATTagaaccacaaccacaaccaaaaCCACAAACATCTCAATCGAAACCAAAACCTTCATcttctttatcatcatcagaactaccaccacaaccaccattAGAATCACAATCAAAACCGAAACCATCTCAATCAAAAACTCAACCAACACAACCACAATCAAAACTGAATCCATCATCTCCtccatcatcttcatcatcatcattatcagaaCCACCAAAACCACAACCGTCTCAATCGAAACCAAAACCTTCATCTTCTTTATCATCAGAACCTCCACCATTAGAACCACAACCAAAACCACAAACATCTCAATCGAAACCAAAACCTTCATcttctttatcatcatcagaaccaccaccattagAACCACAACCAACACAATCTTCAAAACCACAACCATCTCAATCAAAACCACAACCAATACAATCACAACCaacacaaccacaaccaacaCAACCAAAATCATctaaacaacaaccacaatcgaaacagcaacaacaacaacaacaacaacaacaacaacaacaacaacaacaacaacaacaacaacaacaacaacaaaaatcaaaGCCTGaacaatcaaaatcaaaGCCTGAGCAATCACAATCAAAACCACAACCTGGACAACCACTACAATCACCTTCCAAACCTCAACCAAtaccatcaacaacaaaaacaacaaccactacaactacaactacaacaccaaataataataataataataataataataataataataataataataataataataataatataatcacttcaatcaatttaattgaatgttttaaaaaaaataatagtaaaattataatttctaaAGATATGGAATTCGATAATCCATATGAGAAAACTTTACACGAAAAACATTTACTAAAATTGGGAATCTCTGATtgtaaacaaattaatataaatcataaatactttaaaaaagttttatcttttttaaatagccATTTAACAAGTGCtcttcaaatgaaaatgggACCTTATCAAGTGGATATAGCTCCagaatttgataatattttcaaaactttatttatttctttagttttggaaaaaattgataaagataCACTTTTAAAAGGGGGTAAAGATCTTGGTGATACTAGCTCAACATTAATACTTtatacattttattattttctttcaaACACTCtcatttatcaaattatCCTTCATAAACCTACAAGTTTTAAATTAGttggtaaattaaaatgaaataaaattaaataataataaaaaaaaaaaaaaaaaaaaaaaaaaattacacacatataattttatattattttattattattattattattattattattattattattattattattattattattaataatattttattattattattattattattattaaatttatttaaataaattaaaattaaaactaaaaattaatttaaataaaaaataaaaatagttttttttttttaattttcagtTTTGTCttgttttttagtttttttttttttttttttttttttttttttcaattttagttttatttcatttagaaacaaataaaatttattgtgtttattttatttatttatttttatttaaagaaatggAAAAGAGTATAGAATCAATTTCTTCCTCtactttaaatattttagataataaaaattataaaaaatgggATAATGAAACAGTATGCAAATggcttttaaataatataaaaacaatacaaaaagtttcaattgaaatctTTCAAGCAAATGAAATCATTGGaaaagatttagaatttttaacagataaaatattattaaaaatgggTGTTGGAATTCGTGATAtcttaaattttaaatttgaatatcaaattttaaaaaattgttataataataataataataataaccatattactattaataattttaattataattttaataatttcaaaataaatataaataaagatttattaaaagttgTTGTAAATGctccaattattaatattaatgaatatcaatatattgaaaccatttcaaaaaataaattttgtgaaattgaaaaatataaaaaaagtcaAACTAAAGTGAatgaatatataattattaaaaaaattattaaaaattcaacattgaatgaagaaaaagtaagtctttttaattttatttttattttaatttatttttatataaattatttttaaaaataatattaattttcaaaaaattattaattaattagttaattaatgaaattgatacaatttatttacttgatcatccaaatttaattaaaataattggatattgtaaagataaaaattatttttatattggaatgaaatattatgaaacatttaaatttaaacaatcaaatatatcaaaatttggtaaaaattTTGAACAAGTTATTAGAAagatttcatttaaaattttaagtgCAATCGATTATTTACATTCATTAGAACCACCAATTATTCATGGAAATATTAATGCAAAGAATATATTAttagataatgaaaataatgaaccaATTTTAATAGATTTTGGGCTATcatataaatcaattgatttgttaacaaatcaaaaaactCAATTCATAAGTCCATGTTTTATTACACcagaatatttttataaaaaaacaaaaaataaaattagtaaagAAGCtgatatttttagttttggttcaacaatttcaaatatgaTAAAAGGTGGAACCGATTTCAAAGAGGATGAAGAAGGATTTGAAGAATTGAAAAGAACGTTTGCAGGTGTTCTCACTAGTCGTGATAAAGTATCCTTTGATTATAGATCATTATTCACTGAAATCAATAAAGATGAACCATGTTTTAGACCAAGTTCAAAAgaacttttaaaatcattttggTTTGTTGAACCACCTCAACCATCTTTTAAAACTTCGGAAATTACaacaaatcttttaatttattatttaaaaaaatatggtTGTTATATAATTCGAGATGGTGTAGCTATGGTTTCCCTTAATTTCAATGAAAACATTTATTCTACCTCAAGTATTATAGGTTCTGAATTTTCACAtcaaccaaaaataaatgaaaaacataaatattttaaagaaattaatcaattttattcaaaaatcTTATCAGAATCATTTCAAGCAAAAATTGGATggtatttattaaatttaaacaatgaatttaaagataaaccatattttaaaaatatatttttatctttttcaactTCTGATAAACTTGAAATCAATTCTGTCGCTGatcttaatttaaaattaacaatttttttttataactcTATTACTATGagtttaatttatcaaacaatttatcaaaaacctaaaagttttaaaattgttgattatttataaaaaaaaaaaaaataaaaaaaaataaaaaataaaaataaaaagatgtaaataaaaaatataataataataataattttaactttttttaaaaaaatttttttttaatataatttatttattaaatcttttattttattttattttattttatttttttcaaaccaaaagtttatttttagaatttaattattaattcattctttttttttattccttctttattttgaatattcatttaataaaatattgaatattaaattaaatcttttatttttttttatttattttttttttttcccttctttaattaaaaaaaaaaaaaaaaaactattataatctataaatatatttattatataaaatttttttttttttttttttttttttttaagaagggaaatgtttagaaaaaaaaaaaaataaaaaataatataatctaaaaatatttttaaaaactggAAAAAATGGTGGTTGATTTACTAAGTTCGGAAtcagtttatttttaaaaaaaaaaaaatttaaaaaaaatcaaaaaaatgaaaaaaaaaaaacgaaagtttttttttttttatttttttttaatttttttttttaatttttttttttttttttatttttcattttttttgaaatttttttttttatttttttttttcaaacgaGTCACGCGGATATAGAtagataattttattattttctttctattgTCTTTCTTTATAatcaaaaagtttttttctttttaattcaatttctcggaaaatatatatataaataatggaAGGTAcgataattaataattattattataaatttttaaaatataaaataaaaataaaatcaatcacCACTcgcttttttttattttttttattattacctattattttattttccaattttttctATTCACATAAAGAATAATTGAACAAGtattataatagtaataataataataaataactttatcatttaaacaaCACTCATTATTTTgttaacaattaaaaaaaataatcgttttttttttttttttttttttctcaattttttttaccacttttttttttttcaaccgaaatattattattattatttattatttttttaaatttaatattaatatgttttattttaaaaaattattataggAAGAGGTGGTTCTAGAGGTGGTGCTATGGCTCGTGGTGGTGGTCGTGGTGGTTTTGGCGGTGGTAGAGGTGGTTTTGGCGGTGGTGATCGTGGTGGCCGTGGTGGTGGTAGAGGTGGTTTTGGCGGTGGTGATCGTGGTGGTAGAGGAGGTTTTGGCGGTGGTCGTGGTGGTAGAGGTGGTTTTGGCGGTGGTGATCGTGGTGGTAGAGGTGGTGCCCGTGGTGGTAGAGGTGGTGCTCGTGGTGGTAAACCAGCTGCAGGTGGTAAACCAGGTGCTAAAGTTATTGTTGAAAAACATCCAAGACACGAAGGTGTATTCATTGTTAGAGGTAAAGAAGAATCATTAGCCACATTAAACTCTGTACCAGGTGAATCAGTTTACGGAGAAAAGAGAGTTTCAGTTGGTGAAGGCgaagataaaaaagaatacaGAATTTGGAATCCATTCAGATCAAAGATTGCCGCCGGTTTACATCGTGGTGTTGATGAAATTCATATTAAACCAGGTAGTAAAGTACTCTACATTGGTGCTGCTTCAGGTACTACCATTTCACATGTTTCAGATATAGTTGGTCCAACCGGTGTTGTCTATGGTATTGAATTATCCCATCGTCCAGGTAGAGATTTAATTGGTATGGCCAAAAAGAGAACCAATGTTATCCCAATCATTGAAGATGCTCGTCACCCACAAAAATATAGAATGCTCATCGGTATGGTCGATGTTGTATTTGCTGATGTTGCTCAACCAAATCAAGCTCAAATTGTTGCTCAAAACTCTGCTTACTTTTTAAAGAACGAAGGTCACTTTATCATTTCAATTAAAGCAAGCTGTATCGATTCAACTGCTCCAACTGAAGTTGTTGTACAAAATGAAATCacaaaattaaagaaagaaaaattaaGACCACAAcatcttttaaaaactttagaTCCATATGAACGTAATCACTCTTTAGTAATTGGTGTCTATAGAAAATTTGGTTCAtctgaaaaataaattgttttaaaaaaaaaaaaaaaaaaaaaaacttgataataaaaaaaaaaaaaaaagataataaaaaaaaaaataaaaaaaaaaaatttttaaaaaaaaaataaaaaaaaagatataatgagattttttttttttaaaaaggtgtggtttctaatatttttttttcctttaaaATTGGTGTTTAAGtatgttcttttttttttttaatgtatccattttaattttagtttttttgatattttataaaactattttttttttttcaataacttttccaaaaacaaaaaaaaaaataaaaaatgaaaataaaataaaaataaaattatcgctcaaaacattaaaaataataaatcaatatataataattacaatatataataatgtttttaaataaattaattaaaaataaatataaacaaaatttctttagttttaaaaactattgtacaattaataataataaaccattaaatggatttaaaattttagatttatcaaGAGTATTAGCAGGACCATACGCAACACAAATATTTGGAGATTTAGGAGCACAAGTTATAAAGGTTGAAAATGTTGGTAAAGGTGATGATACAAGACAATATGGACCACCATTTTATGTTGATGAACAAGGTAGAAAAGGTAGTGCCTATTTTAGTTGTGCAAATAGAAATAAGAAATCGATTGCATTGGATATTTCAACAAAGGAAGGTCAAGATATAGTTTATTCATTAGCAAAGGAATCAGATGTTTTCATTGAGAATTTTAAAGTTGGTGGATTAAAAAAGTATTCATTAGATTATGAAACcattaaacaaattaatccATCGATTATCTATTGTTCAATCACTGGATTTGGACAAGATGGTGAGTATAGTAAATTACCAGGTTATGATTTTAGTGTTCAAGCAATGGGtggtttaatttcaattacaGGTGATAAAGAGAATCCATATAAATGTGGTGTGGCAATTGTTGATATGATGACAGGACTCTATGCAAATATTGCCATTCAAGCTGCACTTCATCATAGAGAGAAATCCAAAGATAAAAAAGGTCAATATATAGATGTTAGTCTATTGGATGTTCAAGCTTCTTTCTTGGCAAATCATGGTTCAAGTTATTTAGT
It encodes the following:
- a CDS encoding CAIB/BAIF family protein — its product is MFLNKLIKNKYKQNFFSFKNYCTINNNKPLNGFKILDLSRVLAGPYATQIFGDLGAQVIKVENVGKGDDTRQYGPPFYVDEQGRKGSAYFSCANRNKKSIALDISTKEGQDIVYSLAKESDVFIENFKVGGLKKYSLDYETIKQINPSIIYCSITGFGQDGEYSKLPGYDFSVQAMGGLISITGDKENPYKCGVAIVDMMTGLYANIAIQAALHHREKSKDKKGQYIDVSLLDVQASFLANHGSSYLVTGETSERVGNSHPSISPYDSLKTKDGFMVVAIGNNTQFQSMCNVLGLPHLSTNPLFSTNPSRVLNRKQLLSILTNETLKFNTDDIVKLLGDSNVPCSPINSIDKVVNHKQIKHRNMIWNLPLNENNNNNLNNNNLNNNNSNNNLNNNNNNNKNIQNDKGEYIMNSINLIGNPIHFSETNIHTPSSIKSNIPPPFLGQHTDEILKNIGLNENQILNLKNNNIVQ
- the samkC gene encoding SAM domain-containing protein, producing METTTITSILDDNNNNNNNNNNNNNNNNNNNNNNNNNNNNNNNNNYNYKEWDNEMVCKWLHDTKRIQKVSIEIFKANEITGNYLESLTDKMLLKMGLTIRDLLSFRSEFDDLKNIFNETNLYNNIQKNSIDYSIDNNNLNNLNNNNNNNNNNNNNNNNNNNNNNNNNNKTIKAPTIDISQYVFIKQMKGSVNCSLEKYINKKTKERILIKRIGKSNINEETIINEISILCSIDHPNIIKTYGYYKDENYYYVASKFYPKGSIKTKSKSTPYNEINAKKVFGKVLKAIDYLHSLDPPIIHRDINSDNILFDENDEPILIDFGLSYKELKDDNNNDDDNYDNHNHNHNHNHNHNHDNDNDNDTNVKIKTQCMEPRWPSPEIHREPPHFSKESDIFSFGCTLFEILGYIITTPIIILPSIPSGMSLECQILFNETTKIDSCFRPTSKQLLNFSWFKETALLTSSEPQPLEPQPQPKPQTSQSKPKPSSSLSSSELPPQPPLESQSKPKPSQSKTQPTQPQSKLNPSSPPSSSSSSLSEPPKPQPSQSKPKPSSSLSSEPPPLEPQPKPQTSQSKPKPSSSLSSSEPPPLEPQPTQSSKPQPSQSKPQPIQSQPTQPQPTQPKSSKQQPQSKQQQQQQQQQQQQQQQQQQQQQQQQKSKPEQSKSKPEQSQSKPQPGQPLQSPSKPQPIPSTTKTTTTTTTTTTPNNNNNNNNNNNNNNNNNNNNIITSINLIECFKKNNSKIIISKDMEFDNPYEKTLHEKHLLKLGISDCKQININHKYFKKVLSFLNSHLTSALQMKMGPYQVDIAPEFDNIFKTLFISLVLEKIDKDTLLKGGKDLGDTSSTLILYTFYYFLSNTLIYQIILHKPTSFKLVGKLK
- the samkD gene encoding SAM domain-containing protein, whose product is MEKSIESISSSTLNILDNKNYKKWDNETVCKWLLNNIKTIQKVSIEIFQANEIIGKDLEFLTDKILLKMGVGIRDILNFKFEYQILKNCYNNNNNNNHITINNFNYNFNNFKININKDLLKVVVNAPIININEYQYIETISKNKFCEIEKYKKSQTKVNEYIIIKKIIKNSTLNEEKLINEIDTIYLLDHPNLIKIIGYCKDKNYFYIGMKYYETFKFKQSNISKFGKNFEQVIRKISFKILSAIDYLHSLEPPIIHGNINAKNILLDNENNEPILIDFGLSYKSIDLLTNQKTQFISPCFITPEYFYKKTKNKISKEADIFSFGSTISNMIKGGTDFKEDEEGFEELKRTFAGVLTSRDKVSFDYRSLFTEINKDEPCFRPSSKELLKSFWFVEPPQPSFKTSEITTNLLIYYLKKYGCYIIRDGVAMVSLNFNENIYSTSSIIGSEFSHQPKINEKHKYFKEINQFYSKILSESFQAKIGWYLLNLNNEFKDKPYFKNIFLSFSTSDKLEINSVADLNLKLTIFFYNSITMSLIYQTIYQKPKSFKIVDYL
- the fbl gene encoding rRNA 2'-O-methyltransferase, which produces MEGRGGSRGGAMARGGGRGGFGGGRGGFGGGDRGGRGGGRGGFGGGDRGGRGGFGGGRGGRGGFGGGDRGGRGGARGGRGGARGGKPAAGGKPGAKVIVEKHPRHEGVFIVRGKEESLATLNSVPGESVYGEKRVSVGEGEDKKEYRIWNPFRSKIAAGLHRGVDEIHIKPGSKVLYIGAASGTTISHVSDIVGPTGVVYGIELSHRPGRDLIGMAKKRTNVIPIIEDARHPQKYRMLIGMVDVVFADVAQPNQAQIVAQNSAYFLKNEGHFIISIKASCIDSTAPTEVVVQNEITKLKKEKLRPQHLLKTLDPYERNHSLVIGVYRKFGSSEK